GTGGCTCCTCCACGGCACTCGGGGTCCTCGGCTGACGTGGACGGTCGCGCGATCCGCCGCTACTGGCGGAACTCATCGAGAGTGAACCTTCGGGTAAACGGACACTGCCGTTTCAAGGCCCTCGTTGTGGTATCGCGGACAAACCATGAAGGCCTTTGTCATGGAGGAGATCGGCGAAACCGGGTTTGTAGAGAAAGACGAACCGGAACCAGGGCCGACCGATGCGATCCTGCGGCCGACGAAGGGACTCGTCTGTACCTCCGACGTACATACGGTCCACGGCGCCATCGGCGAGCGAGAAGACATCACGCTCGGCCACGAGATCGTCGGCATCGTCGAGGAGGTCGGCAGCGACGTCGACTCGTTCGAACAGGGAGACCGTGTCGCCGTCGGAGCGATCACCCCCGACTGGGGATCCGACGCGGCACAAAACGACCATCCATCACAGTCGAACGGCGCACTCGGCGGGTGGAAGTTCGCGAACGTCAAAGACGGGACGTTCGCCGAGTACGTCCACGTCAACGAAGCCGACGCGAATATGGCCCACATTCCCGACGACGTCACCGACGAGGAGGCTGCCTATACCACCGACATGATGAGTACAGGGTTTATGGGCGCCGAACACGCCGACATCCCGATCGGGGGGACCGTCGCAGTGTTCGCCCAGGGGCCTGTCGGCCTCATGGCCACCAAGGGGGCTGCACTGCAGGGGGCCGGCCAGATCCTCGCAGTCGAATCGGTACCCAAACGCCAGGAGCTCGCCGAACGCTACGGCGCGACAGCAATCGTCAATTTCGAGGAACACGATCCCGTCGAACAAATTCACGAACTAACCGACGATCGAGGTGTCGACGCCGCCATCGAAGCGCTCGGGTCCTCGGCGACGCTCGAGCAGTGTGTCGCCGCGACGAAACCCGGCGGAACGATCTCCAACGTCGGCTATCACGGCGAGGGCGAGTACGTGAACATCCCGCGAGAAGCGTGGGGTGTCGGCATGGCCGAAAAGGACATCATCACCGGGCTCTGTCCCGGCGGTCGACTCCGATTGCGCCGGCTCTTGCGGTTGCTCGAGGAGGGTGTGGTCGATCCAACGCCGATGACTACCCACGAGTTCACCTTCGACGAGATCGAAGCGGCGTTCCAGCTGATGGAAACCAAAGAAGACGGCATCATCAAACCACTTATCGACTTCGAGTAAGGCGGCCGGGCGTCGGTTCGGCATCACAAGCCTCGCGGACGGTGTCTCGTGTCGAGGCCGTCACGCCCGTACCTCGTCACGGAGACTTTCGATCGCCCCGGTAGCCTGACTGGCACTGCAAGCACCACGTAGGCAGCACTGGCATTGGTCACCAGTCGGAGACAGGCACGTGTCGTTGCCCCGGTCGCGACGCCATCGTCGACGACGACATCGAGCGGGACGCCAAGTTCGTCGGCGTCGGTCCGATCATCGAACATCGAGAGCCTCCGTAGTGTACCTCGAGGCGAGTTCGTTCACGGACCGGTCGACCAGTCCGAGACGGCCGCAGCCACACAAATACTTGTGCGGTCATAGAATCGGTCACAGGCCAATTCGACTTCGTAGTGTACGGTCAGTACAGGGGATGTAGAGATCGGCACCGACCTATATCCATCTGACTTTTGATAGAAACACCGTGCGAGATTGAGAGGACAGATCCATCAACTCGTAGCCCGAGTGAACACTCGTTCGAGATCGAGAAGGCAGTCTATTTTCTGGGAGACGGCAAAAGACGATCACCAGATGATACCACACGGTTAAGCCCCTCCAGGGAGTAGTACATAATATCGGATATACCACACAACACTCGGTGTCGGGTGACTTCGACGAAGTCGTCGACACAACAATCGCTGCACTCGAAGACCAGGGATTTGGCGTCCTCTCTGACATCGATGTTCAGGCCACGTTTGAAAAGAAACTCGGCGATGAATTCCGACAGTATCGGATTCTCGGCGCGTGCAACCCTGCACTCGCACAGGAGGGGCTGAGTGAGGAGATCGAACTCGGCGCACTCCTCCCGTGTAACGTTATCGTCTACGAAACTGACGATGGAGACATCGTGGTGAGCGCCGTCGATCCGCAGCAACTCGTTGGGATCGCCGACAACGACGCGCTCACCGCTATCGCGGCCGAGGTCAACGACCGATTCGAGCGTGTGCTCGCGGCCGTTACCAACGACCACAAAGCTGCGTCCGGGGCTTGATTCACGATGTCATCGTCAAACCAATTCGACACAACGACCATCATCCTCCTGATCCTCGGGACACTCATCGTGCTTCCGGTACTCACGATGGGATTTGGCGGCATGATGGGATACGGCGGCATGATGGGCCAGTATGGAGGTACTGGCGGATGGTGGCTATTTGGGATGCTCGTTCCCTTCATCTTCC
The Natrinema sp. HArc-T2 genome window above contains:
- a CDS encoding NAD(P)-dependent alcohol dehydrogenase yields the protein MKAFVMEEIGETGFVEKDEPEPGPTDAILRPTKGLVCTSDVHTVHGAIGEREDITLGHEIVGIVEEVGSDVDSFEQGDRVAVGAITPDWGSDAAQNDHPSQSNGALGGWKFANVKDGTFAEYVHVNEADANMAHIPDDVTDEEAAYTTDMMSTGFMGAEHADIPIGGTVAVFAQGPVGLMATKGAALQGAGQILAVESVPKRQELAERYGATAIVNFEEHDPVEQIHELTDDRGVDAAIEALGSSATLEQCVAATKPGGTISNVGYHGEGEYVNIPREAWGVGMAEKDIITGLCPGGRLRLRRLLRLLEEGVVDPTPMTTHEFTFDEIEAAFQLMETKEDGIIKPLIDFE
- a CDS encoding DUF302 domain-containing protein gives rise to the protein MGYTTQHSVSGDFDEVVDTTIAALEDQGFGVLSDIDVQATFEKKLGDEFRQYRILGACNPALAQEGLSEEIELGALLPCNVIVYETDDGDIVVSAVDPQQLVGIADNDALTAIAAEVNDRFERVLAAVTNDHKAASGA
- a CDS encoding SHOCT domain-containing protein, coding for MSSSNQFDTTTIILLILGTLIVLPVLTMGFGGMMGYGGMMGQYGGTGGWWLFGMLVPFIFLLVLLGGGYLVLQRVTDSQTPHDPAMEELRTAYARGEFSDEEFKERRRRLRTRNEE